TGCAGTAGAGATTAAGCCAACGCTTGTTTAAAAATCGCATTCCATCTGGAGTTGGCTTGGCACACACTTTTTGAATGACTCCCCATCTCTGGAACCGCTCATTTATGATCTGGCTGCTCGGCACGGCTCAGAGCCAGCTGGGATCGGCACTGGCAAGCATCGCCCTGAGTTTTCTGGTGCTGCACCAGACTGGCTCGGCGGGCCAGATGGCGCTGACCCTGGCCTGTGCGCTGGCCCCTAATATATTGATGCCCCTCGCCGGGGCGCTCATTGACCGCATGAATCTGAAAGTGCCGCTAATCAGCGCGGACGTGGCGCGCGGCCTCCTGCAACTGACGGTGGGTGGGCTGGCGCTGGCCTGGGGTGAAGTGCCGCTGTGGCTGGTCAATGGAGCGGCCGTGCTGACCGGGCTGGCGGGTATCTTTGCGGAACCGGCCAGTAGCGCTGCCGTTCCCGCACTGGTGTCAGAAAAGGAGCTGGCGCGGGCCAATGGCTTGATCGGCGGCGTCAATCAGGGTGCATGGTTGCTGGGAACGCTGGTGGGCGGGTATCTGGTCACAGCTTCCTCACCTGCCCTCGCCATCGTGCTGGACGGCGTGAGTTTTCTGGTAATGGGGGCGCTGCTGCTGCTGGTTCAACTGCCTAAGCGCGAGTTGAAAACCGAACAGCCCGAATCCCTGCTGAGCAGCGTTGCCAGCGGCCTGCGGCTGATGCGCCGCTCACGGGTTCTGGTGTTCCTTCCGTTTATCGCGCTGCTACTAAATGCCAGCCTCGCGCCGGTGCAGGTGCTGCTGCCCAAACTGCTACTCGGGGGCGCTGGAGCGGAAGGTTACGGGCAGTATCTTGCTGCTGAGAGCGCCGGGATGCTGGCCGCTTCCACACTGCTGGCGCTGATCGGCTCGCGGCTGCCGCTACGGCGCACGGTCGCGCTGGGGCTGGCCTTGCTGGGCGCTTCACTGTTCTTGCTAACCCGTTTCGTCACACCTCCGAGCCTGCTAGGCGTAGCTGCGCTGATGGGCGTTGCCATCGCTGCCACCAACACGCCCATCATTACACTGATGCAGCAGATGGTTCCGTCCGCTTTTCTAGGCCGCACCTTCAGTGTACTGGGCACCGTTTCCACGCTGGGGATGCCTTTAACGCTGCTTGCTCTTTCGCCTATAGTCGATCATTACCCGGCAGCCCTGTTCTTCACAGTGGCAGGCAGCGTAACCCTGCTAATGACGGTGGCGTGGGCAGTCGTGGCGCTGTCCGAGCGCAAGAGTCCGAACCTGATCACCGAACCCCGGGGCGTTCATGTGGGCTGATACGGATTCCAGAATGGTGTTAGCTTTTGTGACGGCACCATTCTGAAATCCGTACTTTTCCTTCTCCCCTTGGTCGGGTTTCGCATATATTGCAAAACTGTTCAACCGGAGTCCTTATGATTTGTTATTACTTCCAGATCAACTTAGTAGCTTATGTGAACTGAAGCAGCGCAGCGTCCCTAGCACGCCCAGCGAGGGCATACCAAACGGTTTTGGCAAGTTGTTGGCGTAGGGTGAGGCCGTGCTGATCGACCAGAAGCTCCCAGCATATTGATTCCCGCTTTCGATCATCGGTCATGCCGTCTGGCTCTACCATCACTATGCACTGAGTCACCGAGACGTGGAGGAACTGCTCTTCGGACGGGGCATTGAGGTGTCTCGCGAGTCGATCCGCACCTGGTGCATCAATTTCAGCAGTGAATTCGCCCAGAATTTATGCTACAAGGAACCCCGCCGGGGTTCCTTGTAGCATCTGGACGAGATGCACGTGGTCGTCGGTGGGGTGACCCATTGTCTGTGGGGGGCTGCCGACGACCACGGTGCGGTGCTTGATGTGCTTCTCCAACGGCAGCGCTATACCTCAGTGGCGACGTCATTTTTCCGACGTCTGCTAAATGAATATGACGTTTTAGAAACAGTTGTCACCGACAAATTGGCAAGCGACGGAGCGGCTATCCGTGAGTTTCCGTTACTGAACGATGTTGATCACCGGCAGGTCATCTCAACCGCCCGGTGCAACAACTTGATTGAACAATCTCATCGGCCTACACGACGTCAGGAACGGAGCCAACTGGGCTTCCAGCAAGTCAAAAGGGCGCAAGGTTTTCTCGATCTACACGCCAGAATCACCAATTCGCACGGTACCGTCCGCTCTATTTGCCACTGACCGCCGATACGAGTTGATCCTTGCCCTGCAAGGCTGGAGAGCCGTCGTGCAGGTGGCCTGAATCTCAAATCACCTGCTGCTGGTGCTCCTCATTCTTCCTTACCGACAACAACTTGCCAGAACCCCTGCACCGCCGTTAACGCCAACTGAATAATCATCGGGTCATCACTGCTTCTCGCCAAACTTAAAATGCCGTCGACCAGATTAGCGCTCAGTACCAACTGCGACTCTCACAGAAAAAGGAACGTCTGACGGAGAACCGGCTCATGAAGTTGTCCCCTTACGCCTCTGCTACTGTCTTGGAGATGATTCAGGCGACTTTAACCGTTGACGCGAGCGCGTCTGGATTGGATGCTGCTTACGGTGCAGTATTCTTGGCTGACGATGGAACGCGGCTGGAAGTGAGTGGTGGGATGCCGCGGAGCGGCTTTCAAGAGGTAACGGCAGTGATGGCGGCGTTGCCGTACCTTCCGGTAGGGTGGTTTCTCAAGACCGTCGTGGTGGATGCCCAGGTGGAAGAGTTGCGGGCGGTGCTGTGCGTGATGTACCCCAAGGTGATTGTGGTGCAGGTGCTCAGGAACAGTACCGCTGAGCATGCCCGTGCGGATACCTTGGCCCGTGAAGCCCGGTATGCCATCTCACCGCCGCGTCCGGCGGTTTCGTCGGTGCAGAGTCCGGGGGTGGCGGTGTTGACCATGAGTAGCGTCGATCAGGAGGCCCCAGTGTTTGCCGTTGCGTTCTGGTTTGAGGGTAAAGTGCAGACCGTTGTGGACAGTGTGGCACGTCAGCAGACGCGGACGTTGACCAGTCGGGTGCTGCGGGCGGCGTCGCAGCAGGTCATTCCGGCTGGGTATGCGTTGGTGTTGGCACAAGACGCCAATCGCCGTAGTGTTGATCCGGAGTGGGGGGCGAGTGGGCCGCAACTGGCGACGTTGAGGCGGGCGGCGGCGGCGGCCATGAAGGCACAGTTGGCCTTGAGGTGAGGACCTCAGCGTGGTAAAGTGGTCGGTACTGATGGGGACGATCCGGTCTCGACAGTGTAGGTGAAAAGTGAAGTAGCGAGTCGAGGATGATCGTTGGCCTCGTTAATCATCGGTCAAGCCTTTTAAATGGCAACAACAACGAAGTTCAGTTCCAATTTGCGGCCTAAACCCCTGCACAGCAACTGCAAAGCCCGGCTATTGGCGTTGTAGAAGCTGACACAAAAGATAGCTAGCAATAGGTTGCATCTCACGGCCTAAAGCGAAAATAAAGTGAGGTTGCCTCTTTGAGCAGCGTGTCCGTGTGCGGCTTGGGAGT
The Deinococcus psychrotolerans genome window above contains:
- a CDS encoding MFS transporter, with the protein product MTPHLWNRSFMIWLLGTAQSQLGSALASIALSFLVLHQTGSAGQMALTLACALAPNILMPLAGALIDRMNLKVPLISADVARGLLQLTVGGLALAWGEVPLWLVNGAAVLTGLAGIFAEPASSAAVPALVSEKELARANGLIGGVNQGAWLLGTLVGGYLVTASSPALAIVLDGVSFLVMGALLLLVQLPKRELKTEQPESLLSSVASGLRLMRRSRVLVFLPFIALLLNASLAPVQVLLPKLLLGGAGAEGYGQYLAAESAGMLAASTLLALIGSRLPLRRTVALGLALLGASLFLLTRFVTPPSLLGVAALMGVAIAATNTPIITLMQQMVPSAFLGRTFSVLGTVSTLGMPLTLLALSPIVDHYPAALFFTVAGSVTLLMTVAWAVVALSERKSPNLITEPRGVHVG